Proteins from a single region of Ziziphus jujuba cultivar Dongzao chromosome 1, ASM3175591v1:
- the LOC107405020 gene encoding axial regulator YABBY 5, which translates to MSSCIDVAPEQLCYIPCNFCNIVLAVSVPCSSLLDIVTVRCGHCTNLWSVNMAAAFQSMSWQDVQAQNYGYTAPTDYRIDSGSSSRGSNKIAVRAPTANVTEERVVNRPPEKRQRVPSAYNQFIKEEIQRIKANNPDISHREAFSTAAKNWAHFPHIHFGLMLETNNQTKLDNGSGKHHLSRTPLLNK; encoded by the exons ATGTCGAGCTGCATCGATGTTGCGCCTGAGCAACTCTGCTACATCCCCTGCAACTTTTGCAATATCGTTCTCGCG GTGAGTGTTCCATGCAGCAGCCTGCTCGACATAGTGACCGTCCGATGCGGGCACTGCACCAATCTGTGGTCCGTGAACATGGCCGCCGCGTTTCAGTCAATGTCATGGCAAGATGTTCAG GCTCAAAATTACGGCTACACTGCACCGACAGATTACCGGATTGATTCGGGATCGTCATCCAGAGGCAGCAACAAAATTGCAGTGCGAGCTCCAACTGCAAATGTCACAGAGGAAAGGGTTGTGAATCGAC ctcCCGAGAAGAGGCAGCGAGTACCTTCTGCGTATAACCAGTTTATAAA GGAGGAGATACAACGAATCAAGGCTAATAATCCTGATATTAGCCATAGGGAAGCATTTAGTACTGCTGCTAAAAAT TGGGCGCACTTCCCTCATATTCATTTTGGGCTGATGTTGGAGACCAACAATCAGACTAAGCTGGACAAT GGCTCTGGGAAGCATCATCTGTCAAGGACTCCATTGTTAAACAAATGA